The Aerococcaceae bacterium DSM 111021 region TAACTTGGATGGTGCCGTTAGTGCTGAATATGAAGAGTATCAACCAGAAGGCTTTGAGGTTACTGATGATATAAATGCACAAGAGATAAATCAATCAGAGGTAGAGGAGACATCAATTAATCTGTCGAATGCAGCACATTGGCAGCAACAGTCTAATAATGTTCAAAATACAACGGATAATGAATTAGATTCTGTTCTAGCTCAAAGTGGTCAGGTTAGTAATACTCAAACGAAGAAAAGTAATAAGAGTAAACACAAAGGATATAAACTACCATCCAAAAAATTACTTACCAAAATTCCACCAGTAGATCAATCAGATGAGTATAAACGAATTAATGAAAATATTGATAAGTTGGAAAGAACATTTAAGAGTTTTGGAGTGGATGCTAAAGTTGTCAAAGCAAATTTAGGTCCATCCGTTACGAAATATGAGATTGAGCCCGCAATAGGTGTAAAAGTAAGCAAAATTGTTTCACTTTCTGATGACATAGCCTTGGCATTAGCGGCTAGAGATATACGAATGGAAGCACCAATTCCAGGTAAATCACTTATTGGAATTGAAGTGCCTAACAATCAAGTTAGCCCTGTATCTTTTTGGGAGATTGTTGATGCAGCATTGAAATCACCAAATTTATTAGAAGTTCCATTAGGTAGAGATATTTCCGGTGCTGTTTGTACTGCTGATTTGAGTAAAATGCCACATTTATTAATTGCCGGTGCAACAGGGAGTGGTAAGTCAGTTGGAATGAACGTCATAATTGCGTCTTTACTTATGAAGGCCAAACCCAATGAAGTTAAATTCTTAATGATTGACCCAAAAAAAGTCGAACTTACTATGTATAATGAATTGCCACACTTACTATCGCCAGTTGTAACTAACCCTAGAAAAGCAGCGCAAGCATTAAATAATGTTGTTCAAGAAATGGAACATCGTTATGAGTTGTTTGCTGCGTCTGGCGTTCGAAATGTTGATAGTTATAATGAATATGTTGATGAAGAGAACAAAAATGAGGGTACTGGATACGAGCGACTACCAAAAATTGTTGTTTTTATAGATGAGTTAGCAGATTTAATGTTAGTTGCTAGTAATGAAGTTGAGAATTCTATTATACGATTAGCACAAATGGCACGTGCTGCCGGTATTCATATGATTATTGCAACTCAACGTCCTTCGGTAGATGTTATTACAGGTATCATAAAAGCCAACGTCCCTTCAAGACTTGCATTTGCAGTGTCTAGTGGTACTGACTCAAGAACTATTTTAGATTCAAATGGTGCAGAAAAATTACTTGGTAGAGGTGATATGTTATTCCAACCAATGGGTATGAATAAACCACTGAGAGTACAAGGTGGATATATCTCAGATGCTGAAGTTGAACGTATCACTGATTTTATAAAAGATCAGAGTGAACCAGAGTACGATGAATCAATTGTAGTTACTGAAGAAAGTCTTGAACAAGCGAATGCGTCAGATGATGAATACTTTGATGATGCCGTTACTTTAATCAAAGAACAAGAGACAATTAGTATTTCTCAGTTACAAAGAAAATTCAGAATTGGTTATAATCGAGCAGCCAGATTGATAGATGATATGGAAGCTTTAGGACTGGTAAGTGAGCCCGACGGTAGTAAACCAAGACAAGTTTTAATCGATTAATTATTTATGATACCTAGTAGCTCATGAGGAGCTACTAGGTATTTTTGTATAGAGAATTATAAATGAACGGTCTTTAATGAGTGAAATTTATACACAAATATACACGGAGAAATCAAAATAAAACAAACGGTTACATTGCCTTTTTAACAAGCTTATTGTATAATTTAAAATGAACAAACAAGGAGGAAGATTGAATGAAAAAATTACTTAAATTATCGGCGGTAGCTTTAATGGCGGCTGGAGTGGCATTACCAACAATGGCAGCTGCTCAAGAAGAGTTTTCTGTTATTATGATTACGGACATTGGTGGAGTCGACGATAAATCATTTAACCAATCAGCATGGGAAGGTTTAACTGCTTGGGGAGAAGAGCATGGTAGAGAACGTGGAGTAAGTGGATATGACTACTTACAATCTAATAGTGATTCTGATTTCATAACAAATATTAACACGGCATTATCATCAAATTTTGATTTGATTTTTGGGATTGGGTTTAAATTAGAACCAGCAATTAATGATATGGCACAGCAGTATCCAGATCGTCAATTTGCAATCGTTGATGCTGTAGTTGATCAACCAAATGTAGCTTCTTTAAACTTTAAAGACCACGAAGCTTCATTTTTAGCTGGAGTTGCTGCAGCTTTAACAACTGAAACAGATCATTTAGGATTTGTTGGAGGTGTTGAAGGAGTCGTTATTGATCGTTTTGAAGCAGGATTCGTAGCTGGAGCAAAAGCAATTAATCCAGACATTGAAATTACAGTGGAGTACGCTGGTAGTTTTGGGGACGCATCACGTGGTAAACAAATCGCTGCAGCTATGTACGCTAATGATGCAGACATAATCTTCCATGCGTCTGGTGATACAGGTAATGGAGTTTTCTCTGAAGCAAAAGACTTAGTTACCAATGATCCATCGCGTAATTTATGGGTAATTGGAGTAGACCGTGACCAAGAAGAAGAAGGTATTGTAACAATTGATGGTGAGGACCGTCACTTAACACTAACTTCTACATTAAAACAAGTTGGGGATGCAGTGAAACAATTCGCGGAACAAACTGAAGCCGATGGATTCACTGCTGGTAACACAGTCTATGGTTTAGCAGACGGTGGTGTTGAACTAACTGATGGCCAATTATCAGATGAAGTTAAAGAAGCTATATCGGAATATCGTCAGCAAATTATTGATGGAGAAATTGAAGTTCCAGAAACACCAGAATAAAAACACGAACGATGAATTGCAACTGATGATTATTATACGGGAAACTGTTGAGTGCCTATTCTATTAAAACTATAATACCCTTAGATATTAATTAAGGGAGGAAATAAATTGAACAAATTACTTAAATTATCAACAATTACTTTATTTGCTGGAGGATTAGTTAATCCAGTATTCGCCAACGCACAAGAAGATTTCAGTGCAATCATGATTACTGACCAAGGTGGGGTGGATGATAAGTCATTTAACCAGTCAGCTTGGGATGGATTACAAGCTTGGGGAGAAGAAAACGGCTTAGAAAGAGGAACAGATGGATTTGATTATCTTGAATCTAATTCTGATTCTGATTACATAACAAACTTAAATACAGCTGTTCAAAGTGGTTTTGATTTAATTTATGGAGTAGGGTTCAAATTAGAAGCAGCAATCAGTGATGTTTCTCAACAATACCCAGAACAACAATTTGCAATTATAGATGCTGTAGTAGATCAACCAAATGTTGCTTCAATTAACTTTAAAGATAATGAGGCTTCATTTTTAGCTGGTGTGGCTGCAGCTTCAACGACAGAAACAGATAAAATCGGATTTATGGGCGGAGTCGAGGGGATTGTACTTGACCGTTTTGAGGCTGGCTTTGTAGCTGGTGCGAAAGCAGTAAATCCAGATATCGAAATAACAATTGAATATGTTGGTAGTTTTTCTGATGCACCTCGTGGTCGTCAACTAGCAGCTGCTATGTATGCGTCAGGCACAGATATTATTTTTCAAGCAGCTGGAGACTCAGGTAATGGAGTATTCTCAGAGGCTAAAGATTTAGTTTCTGCAGATTCAGCACGCAATATTTGGGTAATTGGTGCTGATATGGACCAAGACGCTGAAGGTATTATTGAAGTTGACGGCGAGGAACGTGGCTTAACTTTAACTTCTACATTGAAACAAATTGGTGATTCAATCCAATTGTTTACTAATGAAGCTAAAGCAGGCAACTTCGAAGCTGGCGTACAAGTATTTGGGTTAGCAGATGGAGGAGTTGACTTATCTGAAGGGAATCTTTCAGAAGAAGTTTTAACAACAGTAAATGATTACCGTCAACAAATTATTGATGGTGAGATCGAAGTTCCAGAAACTCCTGAAAACTAATTCTATTATTAAAAGGGCGCCTCATGAAGGTGCCCTTTTTTTATATATATGGAAAAATGATTATTTTAATGACAAAATAAGTTTTATAAAGAATATGAATATACTGAAATATTATTAATTAAGATAACATTGTAAGTAATATAATTAAGTGAAATTTGATATATATTACTTTAATATGATTTTAGCTATGATTTTTTAGTATATTTGTCTATAATTATATATATGAAAACCGATTGCAAAATTATAAGTATAGAATGTGAGGAGCAATTATGACAGATACAAACGTGCCTGTAATTGAAATGCGTAGTATATCAAAGAAATTTGGAGAGTTCTATGCGAATAAAAATATCAATTTACAGTTAAAAAAAGGTGAGATTCATGCCTTGTTAGGTGAGAATGGAGCAGGTAAATCTACTTTAATGAATATTCTCTCTGGATTATTAGAGCCTACATCAGGAGATATTTATATGGGTGGGGAAGTTGTTCAGATAGATTCTCCAACTAAAGCGAACCTTTTAGGAATTGGTATGGTTCACCAGCATTTTATGTTAATTGATGCTTTTACAGTTGTAGAAAATATTATCTTAGGTGAAGAACCGGTTTCAGGTATGACACTTGATAAAAAAACAGCTCAGAATAAAATTGAGGAGATTTCTCAACAATATGGTTTGCGTGTTGATCCATCTGCGCGGATTTCATCAATTAGTGTTGGTATGCAACAACGTGTTGAGATACTTAAAGTATTATACCGAGGAGCTGATATACTCATATTTGATGAGCCAACAGCATCTTTAACTCCGCAAGAAATCACTGATTTAATGGTGACTTTACGTAAACTTGCAGACGAAGGTAAATCTATTATTATCATCACACATAAGTTAGATGAGATTAAGCAGGTTGCAGACCGTTGTACGGTTATTCGTCGCGGACAATCAATCGACACTGTCGATGTTTCAACAACGACGTCGAATGAGTTAGCCGATATGATGGTAGGTCGTTCAGTTTCATTTACAACAGAAAAAACAGAAGCAAATCCGACAGATAGCATATTAGAAATTAAGTCATTAAATGTTCGTGATGAACGTGGTATTTCAGCAGTCGAAAACCTATCACTAAATGTTCGTAAAGGTGAAATTGTGGGTATTGCTGGTATTGATGGGAATGGTCAATCAGAGTTAATTCTAGCTATTACTGGTTTAATGCCTGTAGAATCAGGTCAAGTTCTTTATGAGGGCAACGACATTACAAACAAATCACCCAGAGATATCAACGAAAGTGGAATAGCACATATACCAGAAGATCGTCACAAATATGGTTTAGTCTTAGATATGCGATTAGAAAGT contains the following coding sequences:
- a CDS encoding BMP family ABC transporter substrate-binding protein, translating into MITDQGGVDDKSFNQSAWDGLQAWGEENGLERGTDGFDYLESNSDSDYITNLNTAVQSGFDLIYGVGFKLEAAISDVSQQYPEQQFAIIDAVVDQPNVASINFKDNEASFLAGVAAASTTETDKIGFMGGVEGIVLDRFEAGFVAGAKAVNPDIEITIEYVGSFSDAPRGRQLAAAMYASGTDIIFQAAGDSGNGVFSEAKDLVSADSARNIWVIGADMDQDAEGIIEVDGEERGLTLTSTLKQIGDSIQLFTNEAKAGNFEAGVQVFGLADGGVDLSEGNLSEEVLTTVNDYRQQIIDGEIEVPETPEN
- a CDS encoding BMP family protein is translated as MKKLLKLSAVALMAAGVALPTMAAAQEEFSVIMITDIGGVDDKSFNQSAWEGLTAWGEEHGRERGVSGYDYLQSNSDSDFITNINTALSSNFDLIFGIGFKLEPAINDMAQQYPDRQFAIVDAVVDQPNVASLNFKDHEASFLAGVAAALTTETDHLGFVGGVEGVVIDRFEAGFVAGAKAINPDIEITVEYAGSFGDASRGKQIAAAMYANDADIIFHASGDTGNGVFSEAKDLVTNDPSRNLWVIGVDRDQEEEGIVTIDGEDRHLTLTSTLKQVGDAVKQFAEQTEADGFTAGNTVYGLADGGVELTDGQLSDEVKEAISEYRQQIIDGEIEVPETPE
- a CDS encoding DUF87 domain-containing protein, which produces MASKKKVQTKKSTQSSDHSKHYIYLIIGLIVAFISIIALFNWGFFGSLVLNTFRLFVGQAYDLLLVGVTFIGLAMVVKRSIINIPALKLFGALFILISMTTLLHFNQFYPQEPLPDSIFSVTFDIFSNEFVTGQNQVSIGGGMLGAVFYASFGYLFGQWGTYLLVGIVFFIGLLMITGATFEAFISALKQLFTYIFNGFKGAGRTISEARSTYKESFEQIDEEEAVVPDVDYEEPSIENNQTFDEYEDYPKEEVKYNSYKRPKRKGLLNKLKNKFNVDENDIKNEQWQQRYQPSIKVDNKHNWEEYDGSDALASTAASERARLERDIDLVLDLDYFDQINSQNENQSLNSDLPINNQQDFEVEEYTHSMWDSNSEKEKGIYDNLDGAVSAEYEEYQPEGFEVTDDINAQEINQSEVEETSINLSNAAHWQQQSNNVQNTTDNELDSVLAQSGQVSNTQTKKSNKSKHKGYKLPSKKLLTKIPPVDQSDEYKRINENIDKLERTFKSFGVDAKVVKANLGPSVTKYEIEPAIGVKVSKIVSLSDDIALALAARDIRMEAPIPGKSLIGIEVPNNQVSPVSFWEIVDAALKSPNLLEVPLGRDISGAVCTADLSKMPHLLIAGATGSGKSVGMNVIIASLLMKAKPNEVKFLMIDPKKVELTMYNELPHLLSPVVTNPRKAAQALNNVVQEMEHRYELFAASGVRNVDSYNEYVDEENKNEGTGYERLPKIVVFIDELADLMLVASNEVENSIIRLAQMARAAGIHMIIATQRPSVDVITGIIKANVPSRLAFAVSSGTDSRTILDSNGAEKLLGRGDMLFQPMGMNKPLRVQGGYISDAEVERITDFIKDQSEPEYDESIVVTEESLEQANASDDEYFDDAVTLIKEQETISISQLQRKFRIGYNRAARLIDDMEALGLVSEPDGSKPRQVLID
- a CDS encoding ABC transporter ATP-binding protein translates to MTDTNVPVIEMRSISKKFGEFYANKNINLQLKKGEIHALLGENGAGKSTLMNILSGLLEPTSGDIYMGGEVVQIDSPTKANLLGIGMVHQHFMLIDAFTVVENIILGEEPVSGMTLDKKTAQNKIEEISQQYGLRVDPSARISSISVGMQQRVEILKVLYRGADILIFDEPTASLTPQEITDLMVTLRKLADEGKSIIIITHKLDEIKQVADRCTVIRRGQSIDTVDVSTTTSNELADMMVGRSVSFTTEKTEANPTDSILEIKSLNVRDERGISAVENLSLNVRKGEIVGIAGIDGNGQSELILAITGLMPVESGQVLYEGNDITNKSPRDINESGIAHIPEDRHKYGLVLDMRLESNMVLKNYYHKPYSSNGLLSFSKIEQQARKLIEAYDVRTTSEKAFARSLSGGNQQKAIIAREIDSNPKFLIAANPTRGLDVGAIEFIHKEIINERDKGKGVLLMSFELDEILNITDRVLVMFDGKIVANIPTHETNEQELGLMMAGTPFEEIEKARQEGSVV